A DNA window from Halomicrobium mukohataei DSM 12286 contains the following coding sequences:
- a CDS encoding VOC family protein gives MLTDTPGIHHVTSMVGDPQENLDFYADVLGLRLVKRTVNHEDVLRYHLYYGNGTGDLGTIYTCFPYPNEPPGRRGRPGIDAAAFAVPPGSLDFWADRLAEHGVDPERRERLGESLLRFEDPAGTRLELVAADAPVDSWQASPVPAEHGIRGLHGVTTHPVDPYQTASVLETLGLEQVAESDDRVRYRAPGDHATVVDLLDREGGFGREGVGTIHHVALRVDDEDLREWHDLFRERDLRVSRIRDRHYYRAIYVREPGGVLIELATESPGLTVDEGAADLGSSLVVPPWAEEDREMIEGQLPPIEVPYRDG, from the coding sequence ATGCTCACAGACACGCCGGGGATCCACCACGTCACGTCGATGGTCGGGGACCCACAGGAGAACCTCGACTTCTACGCCGACGTGCTGGGACTGCGCCTCGTCAAGCGCACCGTCAACCACGAGGACGTGCTGCGCTACCACCTCTACTACGGCAACGGCACCGGCGACCTCGGGACGATCTACACCTGCTTTCCCTACCCCAACGAGCCGCCGGGACGACGCGGCCGACCGGGAATCGACGCCGCCGCCTTCGCCGTCCCGCCGGGCTCGCTCGACTTCTGGGCGGACCGGCTCGCCGAGCACGGCGTCGATCCCGAGCGCCGGGAGCGCCTTGGCGAGTCCCTGCTCCGGTTCGAGGATCCCGCCGGCACGCGCCTCGAACTCGTGGCCGCCGACGCGCCGGTCGATTCCTGGCAGGCGAGCCCCGTCCCAGCCGAGCACGGGATCAGGGGCCTCCACGGCGTCACGACACACCCCGTCGATCCCTACCAGACCGCGAGCGTCCTCGAAACGCTCGGCCTCGAACAGGTCGCCGAGAGCGACGATCGCGTCCGCTACCGCGCACCCGGCGACCACGCGACCGTCGTCGACCTGCTCGACCGCGAGGGTGGCTTCGGCCGCGAGGGCGTCGGGACGATCCACCACGTCGCGCTTCGCGTCGACGACGAGGATCTGCGCGAGTGGCACGACCTCTTCCGGGAGCGGGATCTTCGCGTCTCGCGCATTCGCGATCGCCACTACTACCGGGCGATCTACGTCCGGGAACCCGGTGGGGTCCTGATCGAGCTCGCGACGGAGTCGCCCGGCCTCACGGTCGACGAGGGTGCGGCCGATCTCGGCTCCTCGCTCGTCGTACCGCCCTGGGCCGAGGAGGACCGCGAGATGATCGAGGGACAGTTGCCCCCAATCGAGGTGCCCTACCGCGACGGATGA